In Centroberyx gerrardi isolate f3 chromosome 7, fCenGer3.hap1.cur.20231027, whole genome shotgun sequence, the sequence aatagaAAGACAGTCACCTGCATGTTCTGTCCCTGTAGATGCAGTCTCTCCTTGCAGACTCCCTCGTAGAAATCATAATACTCCAGGAAGGACTTCTCCATCACACTCctggaaagcacacacacacacacacacacacacacacacacacacacgtcagtcAACTTTGGTATTGTGCAAGAGCAAGTGGTGGagtgaagggaggagaggagggagcaaaCACGCATTCATGACGCCTTGAGAAAGAGGAAAacgaaaggaagagagaagaggaagacaggagagagatgagaagaagagaggtagaaggcgaggaagaggagagagagagagaggagagcaggaggaccGCGGTTGGTCTTACCACAGAGCTTCAGGACAGGGAACTTTGCCCTCCAGCATGTCGCAGACGGCGACCCTCATGGTCTCGTGGCGGATGCACTCGTTGTAGTTCTTGCTGTCCCCTGGGTGGCGCTcctgaggcagacagagacacagcaccatcatcaccacaccaccatcatcaccacaccaccatcatcaccacaccaccatcatcaccacacCACCATTATCACCACAGCCTCCTGATCACCAGCTCCACCACAGCCGACAGCATCAGGCGGTGACGGAGcgtttcatttgtttaattcAAACTCAAAACAAAGCTGCTCCGCTGCTGCGTTGTGTTGACGTTGCGTTGCCGAGGTTTAATTCTCTACGGCTGACGCATGCGTTCATCCTCACACAGTGTATTGAAAGAATGAGAAATAAAgctgttttctggtgtattgaCTAGCgtgaaaattaaaattaaataaatcctTAAATGAATGGCAATCTACATagactgtgattttcaattaaaaatggaaaagcaAATGATTATAACATTGTACTATACACTAGTGTCTGGCTGTACTGGGGCTGTATTGTAGTTTGTTTCAGCTCAACTTTtctttatatttgtatatattttgtatatattttgtatatattttgatGAATCGGACAGACAGAAgatgacataaaaacaaacatatccACAGCTTTAGCAACTTTTCTGTTCAGAGACACGTTTGTTGTGGTaggggttcacacacacacgcacacacacacacacgggtacCTGTTCGAAGCCAGGTTCGTTGTGATAGGGGTTCTCCGTCATCAGAGACTGGATGGAGATGAGGACAGATGAGATACTCTGGGCTGGACTCCACGCTGGGCCTGTCCacgtcctgcacacacacacacacacacacaaacacacatacacacacaaagtcaaagGTGACAGGCTCCTTGCCATCTGAGCTTCTAGGCTTTGTAGCGCTGAGGGCGATAAAATCAATAAGGCATAAAACATTTCTGCAGACAGGCTTTTACATTATTTGTTTTAGCAATAATTGATTCTCTGAATTATTGTGTTGTCTCAAAATGAACGgggtaatgatttattgttgtATAAAGAATACACATAGAGCCTTTCATTTGGTGACTGGATTTTGAAGATTTTGGCGGTCAGCATGAGGTCTGGGCAATGTGCCTGTCAACTAGGACATAACTGTCTAAAcccaattcttcttcttctagtttTGTCCGGGTTCCAAAACGTTTCTATACCACAGAAATGATTGAAATTCAGATCTTCCAGAGTTTTCCGGACTCCTTCCTTACTCACCCCAGGATGCTGAGGCAGACCTTGCCGTTGCGGTAGAAGTTGGGGTTGAAGCGGACGGTGTTGTGTCCGGTGGTGATGAGCTTGACCCGCGGCGGGTGGATGGGGTAGTCGGGGGGGCAGcggaacaggaagaggaagaagccgCCTTCATACGGAGTGTCGAACGGCCCGGTGATCAGGGCGTGGatctgagggagggagggaaggagggaaagaaggaagaaaggaggtaTGGCGAGAAGGGAAAGAtagtgggatggagggaggaggggaggaaggacatggagaaagaaagagaagggagaaagggagggatggatgagagAGATAAGAAAGGATGTaaacagggagagggggaggatggaCAGAACAGGCCGTGGAACAGAAGATATGATCCAGTAACGGTCTGAAAGTCTGAAACCGCAGCGTCTTAATTAGGAGCTTAAAGTGACTCGTCAATTACTGCTTCAAGTTCATTTGGGCTTTTAAAAAGATTATCCTTTAGATCTTCCCAGGGGAGGTCAAGGATgaacagtgagtgtgtgtgtgtgtgtgtgtgtgtgtgtgtgttcgggaaGCTTAGGTTGTTGTGGTGCTAGGCtcagataagatgaaactgtaaAGATCTCTGTGGTGAAATTGGACTGTTCCAGCAGCAAATACTGCtaagataaaaatataaacagtaaaAAGTAGAACAGAGACAATAAAACGCTGCGCTGTCTTCAGAATAAAAAGCCCGGATGGGTCTGAAACTTAAGTACTGTGTTCATTAAAATAACTCATGAGGTGTTGCAAAAGCAGTGTGTGGGGTCGTCTTTAGCAAGTTTGATGTTTTTCCTCATGCACTTGCACCAAGTCTGCTGGATGTGTGAATAACTGCATGAACAGTTCAAAATGGAGAAATTGATTCCAGAcgttcaaagcttcccagttctctacagcttttatttgaaagacgacaggaagaaACGTCTCAGAAACGATGCTTGGAGGACAGCTGCtccatcgttggggtcgatggtaaactctgaagacattttattgagtttttctgtttattgctagcaatgttaactcatcaaaacaaaaaaaaaaacattatgaaaggcaatcccaaagcagcaaaaatacattatttatcTGGTCAAAACTatgtagctgcagaccgctacacAGATACACTCAGAGCCTCTGACACCGCTCACCTTCAGTCAGCACAGAGCAACTGATCAACCAAATTGATCACAATGTGAAAAAACCTGTCAGAGGGGTCGCGGCATCTTACCTTGGTCATATCTTGAGGATCAGGAACGACAAACATTCCTGGAGGAGGTTCCTTATAGATGGACATGAtgtctctggagagagagagagagagagagagagagagagagagaaagaggaagagagagagagagagagagagggtggggggggggggttgaaaaCAGGAAGTTATAAGGGAGGTAAGGGAAGAGATTTTTATAACTATTGggtgattttctgttttttggagGATGTGAGatatattctatatattttttttaataacaggCAGCCAAACACTGATATCTTAAGAGAGACACTCACGTTAACAACCTTTTACTCATATTTAATGTGGGAAAACACCAAATACCATGTCACATCAAACCAGGGGCTTTTTCCACATACGTTTTAAGTAGACTTTTAACActtgaaaattatttttgcttCAAAGTCAAGATTACATTCAGCCAAATATATCATAACATAAATTCTACTTTTAGAAGCAGTGAGGAACAATACTGCCATCAAGGCTATGGGGATTACATCAAGAAAAACTGCTCTTCGTGGTAACTGCTGGTGAAACTAGCAGCCTGGCCTGGCTCATACTGGCTGTCCTAATGACACATCCCCTAAACTTCCCCTCTTGTTAACTCCCTGAGGCCTGTGGAAACTTCGGAGAAAGCTTTTACTTTCGTTTCTGTTTCCACCTGCTTGGAATTTTAGGCCTCAACTTACCTGACACCAGACaactgacacaacacacaccataTGTTTCATAACACATTGTATATTTTAATGCTTAGTCGGCCCGTGTTGTTTATTTAGTTACCTCTTGATCCTCAGTATGCACTGCTGGGAAGCCTTCTCGTTGTCCCAGTCGGTGCTGAGAGTCGGGTCCCAGGACGTGGCGTGGATTTGGGACAGGAGGCCCGCTCCTGCC encodes:
- the ube2z gene encoding ubiquitin-conjugating enzyme E2 Z, producing the protein MADSFGEQSNGGALGLGVTNQGNGAPLLPTLANSLPGGHSTTSGAHSSSSPASPPPAAAAQSGLTAVVAPISAVTATPAGFGNTFTPGSSPVVAVSPTVHASSHLPGVGLGVGGVAGVAGAGLLSQIHATSWDPTLSTDWDNEKASQQCILRIKRDIMSIYKEPPPGMFVVPDPQDMTKIHALITGPFDTPYEGGFFLFLFRCPPDYPIHPPRVKLITTGHNTVRFNPNFYRNGKVCLSILGTWTGPAWSPAQSISSVLISIQSLMTENPYHNEPGFEQERHPGDSKNYNECIRHETMRVAVCDMLEGKVPCPEALWSVMEKSFLEYYDFYEGVCKERLHLQGQNMQDPFGEKRGRFDYQGLLARLGATHRRIREKSPAEDDHNDDDSDSDTSSSGTDPDSQGSSQP